One genomic segment of Deinococcus yavapaiensis KR-236 includes these proteins:
- a CDS encoding ABC transporter ATP-binding protein, which translates to MSSSRSSDSRSTRAALKVLARYLGPQWALVTLLLVLLLSSIGLQLLTPQILASYIDVAREQGALATLQRFAFTYIVLGLLVQLFSAGATYVGANVGWTATNRLRADLMRHLLKLDMSYHKERTPGEMIERVDGDVTALSNFFSQFSVRVFGAALLLLGSLVMFWREDVRVGAIVTVFACFTLFALLRARRVGVEPSKKEREASAELYGFIEERLTGLDDVRALGGGAHALRGFLGVQKNFFWKAYRAWIARSVVWQLSFLMFAIGYVGILGLAVGFYAAGTITLGTAYLYYTYMTLIEDPIDQLTQQLQELQKAGAGLIRIGEVFGLSTELREGAREVPSGATEVAFRDVSFAYGDTPVLKDVDFTLRAGRTLGLLGRTGSGKTTLTRLVSRLYDPTAGSVTLSGIDTRDLSLESLREHVAVVTQDVQLFQASIRDNLTLFDDRLPDERVAAALEEVGLGDWLASQADGLDSALASGSLSAGEAQLLAFARVLLRDPGLVILDEPSSRLDPATEARLTKAMERLLLHRTAIVIAHRLDTVARADDILVLGDGEIVEFGPREALACRPSSRYSQLLRAASQGRADFEEVLS; encoded by the coding sequence ATGTCGTCTTCGCGCTCCTCCGATAGCCGTTCCACGCGCGCGGCCCTGAAGGTGCTCGCACGCTACCTGGGACCTCAGTGGGCGCTCGTGACGCTTCTGCTCGTCTTGCTGCTGAGCTCGATCGGCCTGCAACTTCTCACGCCACAGATCTTGGCGAGCTACATCGACGTCGCCCGCGAGCAAGGCGCGCTCGCCACGTTGCAACGCTTCGCCTTCACGTACATCGTCTTGGGACTGCTCGTGCAACTCTTCTCGGCGGGCGCGACGTACGTCGGCGCGAACGTCGGCTGGACCGCCACGAATCGCCTGCGTGCGGACCTCATGCGCCACCTCCTGAAGCTCGACATGAGCTACCACAAGGAGCGCACGCCCGGAGAGATGATCGAGCGGGTCGACGGAGACGTGACGGCGTTGTCGAACTTCTTCTCGCAGTTCAGCGTCCGCGTGTTCGGCGCCGCACTTTTGCTGCTCGGCAGCCTCGTGATGTTTTGGCGTGAAGACGTGCGGGTCGGCGCGATCGTGACGGTCTTCGCGTGCTTCACGCTGTTCGCCTTGCTGCGCGCGCGCCGCGTCGGCGTCGAGCCGTCCAAGAAAGAGCGCGAGGCGAGCGCGGAACTGTACGGCTTCATCGAGGAGCGCCTCACGGGCCTCGACGACGTGCGCGCCCTCGGCGGCGGAGCGCACGCCCTGCGGGGATTTCTGGGCGTGCAGAAGAACTTCTTCTGGAAAGCCTATCGAGCGTGGATCGCGCGCAGCGTCGTGTGGCAACTGAGCTTTTTGATGTTCGCCATCGGGTACGTCGGGATTCTTGGCCTCGCCGTGGGTTTCTACGCGGCGGGCACCATCACGCTCGGCACGGCGTACCTCTACTACACCTACATGACCCTCATCGAAGACCCGATCGATCAGCTCACGCAGCAACTCCAGGAATTGCAGAAGGCGGGCGCGGGCCTCATTCGCATCGGCGAGGTCTTCGGGCTGAGCACCGAGCTTCGAGAAGGCGCGCGGGAAGTGCCGTCGGGCGCCACCGAGGTCGCCTTTCGAGACGTCTCCTTCGCGTACGGCGACACGCCGGTGCTCAAAGACGTCGACTTCACCTTGCGAGCAGGGCGGACGCTGGGCTTGCTGGGACGAACGGGCAGCGGCAAGACGACCTTGACGCGGCTCGTGTCGCGCCTGTACGACCCCACGGCGGGCTCTGTGACGCTTTCGGGCATCGACACCCGCGACCTCTCCTTGGAAAGCTTGCGCGAACACGTCGCGGTCGTCACTCAGGACGTTCAACTCTTCCAAGCGTCGATTCGCGACAACCTCACCCTCTTCGACGACCGCCTTCCCGACGAGCGTGTCGCCGCCGCTCTGGAGGAAGTCGGCCTCGGCGACTGGTTGGCCTCGCAAGCGGACGGCTTGGATTCCGCCCTCGCGTCCGGAAGCCTCTCGGCAGGTGAAGCTCAACTTCTCGCCTTCGCGCGCGTCCTGCTGCGCGATCCCGGCCTCGTGATCCTCGACGAGCCTTCGAGTCGCCTCGATCCCGCCACGGAGGCACGCTTAACGAAGGCGATGGAGCGTCTCTTGCTGCACCGCACGGCGATCGTGATCGCGCACCGCCTCGACACGGTCGCCCGCGCCGACGACATCCTCGTGCTCGGCGACGGCGAGATCGTGGAATTCGGGCCGCGTGAAGCGCTCGCCTGTCGGCCATCGTCGCGCTACAGCCAACTGCTGCGCGCCGCCTCTCAAGGCCGCGCCGATTTCGAAGAGGTGCTTTCGTGA